Part of the Aquabacterium sp. NJ1 genome, CGACATCCTGCGCGAGCTGGTGCAGCCGCTGACTGGCAGCGTGCTCGTGGCACCAGAAGGCATCAGCGGTGCGCTGGCGGGCAGCACCGAGCAACTCGACGCCTTCGAGCGCGCCGTGCGCGAGGACCCACGCCTGCATGGCGCCTTTGCAGACATGCCTTTCAAGCGCAGCGCCTGCCGCACGCCACCGTTCTGGAAAGTGCGCGTGCACCGCAAGCCCGAGATCGTGGCCCTGGGCCTGGATGGCGTCACCGGCGTGGTGCCTGACCGTGCGGAAGGCCAGCACCTGAGCCCGCAGCAGTGGCGCGAGCTGATCGCCCAGGACGACGTCGTGCTCATCGACAACCGCAACAGCTTCGAGTACCGCCTGGGGCGCTTCAAAAACGCCATCGACCCGAGCGTGGGCAACTTCCGTGACTTCCCCGACTACGTCCAGGCGCACGCCGACGAGTGGAAGGCGCAAGGCAAGCGCGTGGCCATGTACTGCACCGGCGGCGTGCGCTGCGAAAAGACCAGCGCCTGGATGCAGCAATTCGGCCTGGATGTCTACCAGCTCGATGGCGGCATCATGAACTACTTCCAGTCCATGCCGGATGCGGACAAGGACTGGCAAGGCGAGTGCTTCGTGTTCGACAACCGCGTGGCCGTCGACACCCATCTGCAGGAAACCGACACCACCGCCGACGAGGTCTACCGACAGGATGTGCCCGATGAGCTGTGGCGCCTGGAGCGCGCCCACCGCCTGTCGGCCTTCACCCCCAAGGTGCCCAGCTCACGCGCCGATGCCAGGCCAGAAGAGGATGACAAGCCAGACTAAGTTGGCCAGCATGCTGCCCACGATCGATGGCGTCAGCCCCAGTTGCGTCGCCCTGCCCCACGGCCCCTGGGCCACCATGCTGGACTTCCTGGCCGAGCGCATCCCTGCGGTGCCGCGCGAGGACTGGGCACGCCGCATGACCCAGGGTGAGGTGGTCGATGCACACGGGCAAGCCGTGGCGCCGCATGCGCCTTACCGCGCCCAGACCAAGCTGTATTACTGGCGCAGCCTGCCCTTCGAGCACAAAGTGCCTTTTGAAGAGGTCGTGGTCTTCCAGGATGAGCACCTCGTGGTCGCCTACAAGCCCCACTTTCTGCCGGTGACGCCCAAGGGGCGTTACCTGCAGGAGACGCTGCTGGTGCGCCTCAAGCGCAAACTGGGCATCGACACCCTGGTGCCCATGCACCGCATCGACCGGGAAACAGCCGGGCTGGTGGCCTTCACCATCCAGCCGCACACCCGCAACGCTTACCAGAGCCTGTTTCGAGACAAGACCATCAGCAAGACCTACGAGGCCATCGCGCCCCTGAACCCGGCCGTGAGCCTGCCCTTGCGCTACCAGTCCAGGCTGGAAGAGAGCGCGCGCTTCATGGCCATGCACGAGGTGGCAGGCCCGACCAACGCCGAGACCCACATCGAGCTGATCGAGTCTGCCGGTGGCCTGGGCCGGTTCAGGCTGAGCCCCGTCACCGGCCAGAAGCACCAGTTGCGGGCCCACATGTGCGCGCTGGGCATGCCCATTCTGGGTGACCAGATCTACCCCGAACTGCAGCCCGCCTTGCCGCCCGATGTGGCACCGGACTTCTCGCAGCCTCTGCAGCTGCTGGCACAAGCCCTGTCCTTCATCGACCCGGTCACCGGCCAGCCGCGGCACTTCCACTGCGGCCGCAGCCTGGACCTGCAAGCGGCCCTCAGCGCTTGGCCATGAGCTCGCCCATGAGGATGGGCTTGGCCGGCGCCCAGGCCGGATTGAAGCTCAAGGGCCCCTTGGGAAACAGCATGACTACGGTCGAGCCCAGCAGGAAGCGGCCCATTTCGTCACCCTGCTTGAAGCGGATGTCCTGGTCGTCGTAACGCCATTCACGCACGTCGCCCGTGCGCGGCGGGTTCACCACGCCATGCCACACGGTCGCCATGCTGCCCACGATGGTGGCGCCCACCAGGGTCAGCACAAAGGGGCCACGCGCCGTCTCGAACACGCACACCACACGCTCGTTGCGTGCGAACAGGCCGGGCACGCCGCGGGCCGTGGCCGGGTTGACCGAGAACAGGTCGCCGGGCACGTAGATCATGCGCGTGAGCTTGCCATCGCAGGGCATGTGGATGCGGTGGTAATCCTTGGGGCTCAGGTAGAGCGTCGCGAAGTGGCCGTCTTCAAAGCGGGCAGCCAATTGCGCGTCACCGCCCACCAGGGTGGTGGTGGAGTAGTCGTGGCCCTTGGCCTGGAAAATCTGGTCCTTGCGGATGGGCCCGAACTGGCTGATGGCGCCATCCACCGGGCTGATCAGGTCGGCCTGGGCCAGCGGCCGCGCACCGGGCTTCAGGGGGCGCGAAAAGAACTCGTTGAACGTGGGGTAGCTGGCGATGTCCGGGTTGGCGGCTTCGCTCATGTTCACGCCGTAACGCCCGACGAACCAGCGGATGAAGCGGGTGGTGGCCGCGCCGCCCTGCAAGGAAGCCAGGGAACCCGCCAGCTGGGTCAGGGCTTTCTTGGGCAAGACATACTGCAGCAACACGAAGAGACGATCCGACACTAGGGCCCCCGGGGATTTGAACGAAGCCGCGCATTTTATCGTTGTGGCCTCGGGGCCTCACTCAGCCCCACAATCCGGACGAGATCAAGGCACCTCGGCCCTGGCTCAGGTACAAAGCGGGGCTGGATCGCCCTCATCCAACGGAGTACTCACCCATGAACACCCCTCGGTCAACCATGCAACGCTTCACCCGCCTTGCCGCCCTGGCGATCAGCGCGATGGCCGCCGTGTGCATGCACCAGGCGGCGCACGCGGCCGACAAGTTCACCTACATCACCAACTGGTACGCCGAGGCCGAGCATGGCGGCTTCTACCAGGCCCAGGCCACCGGCCTGTACGCCAAGGCGGGGCTGGACGTGACCCTGAAAATGGGCGGGCCCCAGGTCAACCTGATGCAGTTGCTGATGGCCGGCCAGGCGGACTGCGTCATGGGCTATGACGTTCAGACCATCCAGGTCTGGGAGAAAGGCATCCAGGCCGTGACGGTGGCCGCGGCCTTCCAGAAAGACCCGGTCGTCATGATCGCCCACCCGGACGTCAAGCGGTTCGAGCAGCTCAAGAGCAAGACATTGCTGGTGGGCAGCGCCGGCCAGGTCACCTACTGGCCCTGGCTGAAGACCAAATACGGCTTCACCGATGCGCAGATGAAGCCGTACAACTTCAGCATCCAGCCCTTCCTGGCCGACCCCAACATCGCACAACAGGGCTACCTGGCCTCGGAGCCCTTCTCCATCGAGAAGGAAAGCAAGATCAAGCCAACTGTCTTCATGCTGTCGGACCTGGGCTGGCCACCCTACGCCATGACGGTGGTGTGCTCCGTCAAGACCATCCAGGAACGCCCCAGGCAGGTTGCCGCCTTCGTCAAGGCCTCGATGGAAGGCTGGCGCAGCTACCTCAAGGGTGACCCGACGCCGGGCAACACCCTGATCAAGAAGGACAACCCCAACATGACCGATGACCTGCTGGCCTACGGCATCGCCAAGATCAAGGAGCAAGGCGCGGTCATGGGCGGCGATGCGGCCAAATACGGTATCGGCGTCATCACCGACGCACGCATGAAGCAGACCTACGACCTGCTGGTGCAGCACAAGCTGCTGGACCCGAGCAAGGTTGATATCAAAAAGACCTACACGACCCAGTTCGTCAAGGATCTGAAGGTCATGCCCTGATGGGTGAGCCAGCAGCGCCTGCTGTCGAGTTGCAAGACGTCGAGCAGGTCTACCCCAATGGCACACGGGCGCTGATGCCTGTGTCGTTGCGCATCCAGCCAGGCGAGTTTGTGTCGCTGCTGGGCCCCTCGGGCTGCGGCAAGAGCACCTTGCTCAAGATGGTGGCGGGGCTGTTGCAGCCCACGGCAGGCCGCATCCAGTTGTCCGGGCAGGCCTTGTCCTTTGTGTTCCAGGAAGCCACGTTGATGCCCTGGGCCGATGTGCACACCAATGTGCGCCTGCCGCTGGACCTGGCGGGCGTGCCGCGCCCGCAAGCCGATGGCCGTGTGGACGAGGCCTTGCAGCTCGTGGGCCTGAGCGCGTTTGCCAAGCAAAGGCCACGCGAACTGTCTGGTGGCATGCAGATGCGCGTGTCGATCGCGCGGGGCCTGGTGACACGCCCGCGGCTGCTGTTGATGGACGAGCCCTTTGGCGCGCTCGACGAAATCACCCGCAACAAGCTGGATGCCGACTTGCTGGCCTTGTGGCGGCAACAAGGCCTCACGGTGGTGTTCGTCACGCACAGCATCACCGAGGCGGTGTTCCTGTCCTCGCGCGTGATCGTGATGGGCGCCAGGCCCGGCCGCGTGGTCGAGGACCATGCGCTGGACAACCCCTGGCCGCGTGATGACGACTACCGCACCAGCCCGGCGTTCAACGCGCATGTGCGCCACCTGCAGCACCGCCTGAGCCAGGCTTCGATCTCGACGGGGGAGGCGCCATGAGCACGCTCACCGACAAGCTCAAGCAAACCGTCAAGCGAGCCGCATTGCCCGTTTTCATGGCCTGCGTGCTGCTGGGCATCTGGCAGGCCTGGACGACATTGCAAGGCATCCCCGAGTACCTCGTGCCCTCGCCCTGGGTGATCGCCAAGACACTGGTGGCCAGCTGGGCCGTGCTGGGCAGCGCCTTGCTGGTCACCATCAAGATCACGGTGCTGGCCTTCATCAGTGCCACGGTGCTGGGCGTGCTGATGGCCTTTGCCATGGTGCAAAGCCGCTGGATCGAAGCCGTCTTGCTGCCCTACGCGGTGCTGCTGCAGGTGACGCCCATCGTGGCCATCGCCCCGCTGATCATCATCTGGGTGAAGGACCCGACCGCTTCGCTGGTGGTGTGCGCCACGCTGGTCGCGCTGTTTCCCATCATCTCCAACACCACCATCGGGCTGCGCAGCGTGAACCCGGGGCTGGCAGCCTACTTCCAGCTGCAAAAGGCCACGCGCTGGCAGACGCTGCTGCGCCTGCGCATCCCCTCCGCCTTGCCCTACTTCTTTGCCGGCTTGCGCATCTCGGGGGGCTTGTCGCTGATTGGCGCGGTGGTGGCCGAGTTCGTGGCCGGCACGGGTGGCACGGGCACGGGTCTGGCCTATCAGATCCTGCAGTCTGGCTACCAGTTGGACATCCCGCGCATGTTTGCCGCACTGGTGCTGATCTCGGTCACCGGGGTGGCCGTGTTCGCCTCACTGGCAGCCTTGTCGCGCTGGGTGCTGGGCGGCTGGCACGAAAGCGAGATGCGCTGAGCGCTCGCCAAGCGCCCCCTGCGAGCGCCTGCGGCGGCCCGTTTCCAAGGCAATAACCACCCGCCGAAGTCGGATTTAAAACGGCCTCAAAAATTATAAGACGACTGGTCATATTATTTGACCCATGGCCCGCACCGCAGACAAAACCGACATCCCCAACCGCCTGACCGAAGCGGGTTACGCCCTCTTCAACCAGCTGGGTTACAACGCCACGGGCATCCAGCAGATCACGGACAAGGCCGGCGTACCGAAGGGTTCGTTCTACAACCACTTCGACAGCAAGGAAGCCTTCGCCGCGCAGATCATCCGCAACTACGGCGCCTGGGTTGACCGGGCCTGGGACACCGCCATGCGCGACGCCCCGCCCGAGCCGACCGCGGCCATGCGCCACCTGTTTGGCAGCTTCATCCGTCACCACGAGAACACCGGCCTGCAAGGCTGCCTGGTGGGCAACTTCGCCGCCGAGATGGCCGAGTCCAGCGCCACCTGTCGCGCCGTGCTGTGCAGCGTGATGGCGACCTGGCGCGAACAACTGGCGGCCTTGATCGCCCAGGCCCAGCAACAAGGCCTGGTCCGCACCGACCTGCCGCCCGCCACCTTGTCGAGCTTCTTCTGGGACGCCTGGGAGGGTGCCGTGCTGCGCATGAAGGTCGAGCACAGCACGCAGCCCTTGAAAGACGTCGTCGATCTGATGCTCGACAAGTTCCTCAAGCCCTGACGCGCCCAACATCCTCCACACCGTTTTTCACCGCCGCTATTCAGCGCCGTCATTCATCGCCGATCTCCGGCGCCCTCACCCACCGACGCAACCCTGGAGTCATTCAATGGGATCCCAAGACGCACTCTTTCAGCCCTTCCAACTGGGCGACATCACCCTGGCCAACCGCATGGTGATGGCCCCCCTGACACGCAGCCGCGCCGAAAAGGGCAATGTGCCTGGCCCGCTGACCGTCGAGTACTACGCCCAGCGCGCCAGCATCGGCCTGATCATTGCCGAAGCCACGCAGGTGTCGGCCACGGCCCAGGGCTACCCCTCCACCCCCGGCCTGCACACGCCTGAACAAGTGGCCGGCTGGCGCAAGGTGACGGACGCCGTACACGCCAAGGGCGGCAAGATCTTCGTGCAGCTGTGGCACACCGGCCGCATGTCGCACACCGCGTATCAGCCTGGCGAACAAGCGCCTGTGGCACCTTCGGCCATCGCGGCCAAGGCCAAGACCTTCGTGCCCGGTCAAGGCATGGTCGACACCTCGGTGCCCCGCGCCCTGGAGACCGCTGAAATCGCCGGCATCGTCAAGGACTTCGCCACGGCTGCACGCAACGCCATCGATGCCGGTTTTGACGGCGTCGAGATCCACGGCGCCCACGGCTACCTGCTGGACGCCTTCCTGCGCGACGGCTCG contains:
- a CDS encoding rhodanese domain-containing protein, with the protein product MQHTSFYRFVPLSDPDQVADILRELVQPLTGSVLVAPEGISGALAGSTEQLDAFERAVREDPRLHGAFADMPFKRSACRTPPFWKVRVHRKPEIVALGLDGVTGVVPDRAEGQHLSPQQWRELIAQDDVVLIDNRNSFEYRLGRFKNAIDPSVGNFRDFPDYVQAHADEWKAQGKRVAMYCTGGVRCEKTSAWMQQFGLDVYQLDGGIMNYFQSMPDADKDWQGECFVFDNRVAVDTHLQETDTTADEVYRQDVPDELWRLERAHRLSAFTPKVPSSRADARPEEDDKPD
- a CDS encoding pseudouridine synthase is translated as MLPTIDGVSPSCVALPHGPWATMLDFLAERIPAVPREDWARRMTQGEVVDAHGQAVAPHAPYRAQTKLYYWRSLPFEHKVPFEEVVVFQDEHLVVAYKPHFLPVTPKGRYLQETLLVRLKRKLGIDTLVPMHRIDRETAGLVAFTIQPHTRNAYQSLFRDKTISKTYEAIAPLNPAVSLPLRYQSRLEESARFMAMHEVAGPTNAETHIELIESAGGLGRFRLSPVTGQKHQLRAHMCALGMPILGDQIYPELQPALPPDVAPDFSQPLQLLAQALSFIDPVTGQPRHFHCGRSLDLQAALSAWP
- the asd gene encoding archaetidylserine decarboxylase (Phosphatidylserine decarboxylase is synthesized as a single chain precursor. Generation of the pyruvoyl active site from a Ser is coupled to cleavage of a Gly-Ser bond between the larger (beta) and smaller (alpha chains). It is an integral membrane protein.) → MSDRLFVLLQYVLPKKALTQLAGSLASLQGGAATTRFIRWFVGRYGVNMSEAANPDIASYPTFNEFFSRPLKPGARPLAQADLISPVDGAISQFGPIRKDQIFQAKGHDYSTTTLVGGDAQLAARFEDGHFATLYLSPKDYHRIHMPCDGKLTRMIYVPGDLFSVNPATARGVPGLFARNERVVCVFETARGPFVLTLVGATIVGSMATVWHGVVNPPRTGDVREWRYDDQDIRFKQGDEMGRFLLGSTVVMLFPKGPLSFNPAWAPAKPILMGELMAKR
- a CDS encoding ABC transporter substrate-binding protein translates to MNTPRSTMQRFTRLAALAISAMAAVCMHQAAHAADKFTYITNWYAEAEHGGFYQAQATGLYAKAGLDVTLKMGGPQVNLMQLLMAGQADCVMGYDVQTIQVWEKGIQAVTVAAAFQKDPVVMIAHPDVKRFEQLKSKTLLVGSAGQVTYWPWLKTKYGFTDAQMKPYNFSIQPFLADPNIAQQGYLASEPFSIEKESKIKPTVFMLSDLGWPPYAMTVVCSVKTIQERPRQVAAFVKASMEGWRSYLKGDPTPGNTLIKKDNPNMTDDLLAYGIAKIKEQGAVMGGDAAKYGIGVITDARMKQTYDLLVQHKLLDPSKVDIKKTYTTQFVKDLKVMP
- a CDS encoding ABC transporter ATP-binding protein: MGEPAAPAVELQDVEQVYPNGTRALMPVSLRIQPGEFVSLLGPSGCGKSTLLKMVAGLLQPTAGRIQLSGQALSFVFQEATLMPWADVHTNVRLPLDLAGVPRPQADGRVDEALQLVGLSAFAKQRPRELSGGMQMRVSIARGLVTRPRLLLMDEPFGALDEITRNKLDADLLALWRQQGLTVVFVTHSITEAVFLSSRVIVMGARPGRVVEDHALDNPWPRDDDYRTSPAFNAHVRHLQHRLSQASISTGEAP
- a CDS encoding ABC transporter permease; translated protein: MSTLTDKLKQTVKRAALPVFMACVLLGIWQAWTTLQGIPEYLVPSPWVIAKTLVASWAVLGSALLVTIKITVLAFISATVLGVLMAFAMVQSRWIEAVLLPYAVLLQVTPIVAIAPLIIIWVKDPTASLVVCATLVALFPIISNTTIGLRSVNPGLAAYFQLQKATRWQTLLRLRIPSALPYFFAGLRISGGLSLIGAVVAEFVAGTGGTGTGLAYQILQSGYQLDIPRMFAALVLISVTGVAVFASLAALSRWVLGGWHESEMR
- a CDS encoding TetR/AcrR family transcriptional regulator yields the protein MARTADKTDIPNRLTEAGYALFNQLGYNATGIQQITDKAGVPKGSFYNHFDSKEAFAAQIIRNYGAWVDRAWDTAMRDAPPEPTAAMRHLFGSFIRHHENTGLQGCLVGNFAAEMAESSATCRAVLCSVMATWREQLAALIAQAQQQGLVRTDLPPATLSSFFWDAWEGAVLRMKVEHSTQPLKDVVDLMLDKFLKP
- a CDS encoding alkene reductase, giving the protein MGSQDALFQPFQLGDITLANRMVMAPLTRSRAEKGNVPGPLTVEYYAQRASIGLIIAEATQVSATAQGYPSTPGLHTPEQVAGWRKVTDAVHAKGGKIFVQLWHTGRMSHTAYQPGEQAPVAPSAIAAKAKTFVPGQGMVDTSVPRALETAEIAGIVKDFATAARNAIDAGFDGVEIHGAHGYLLDAFLRDGSNKRTDIYGGSIENRARFLLEVMAAVTAEIGANKVGIRLSPVSPVNDSSESKPQPLFEYVVRELEKLHPVYIHVVEGHTGGPRDNAPFDYEALHKLYSGVWMVNNGYTKDMAQEAITSGKGDLVSFGRLTISNPDLPRRLQENAPLNELFTDTGLYGGTGAHGYTDYPALAA